In Puntigrus tetrazona isolate hp1 chromosome 7, ASM1883169v1, whole genome shotgun sequence, the following are encoded in one genomic region:
- the LOC122348301 gene encoding probable ribonuclease ZC3H12C, translating into MFCAWQLASAELRRGILIIRKNFWVGCSWTYGLPPKGDLNNRWQGSAGLSVRTALDVCCRFMGLKDHLDDGTGHILELGLDYLHVKATDQQTGADAGLIMDSGSSDTGDVVAPCTRSCGSSPQDDSEESAGSDSEPAHSHSQSLGDGSIHAVQPPNCWSPSLDVDSLVLDMVHQEPGPVDTLREYQTKMEFALKLGYAEDLVRLVLNKLGSDALINDVLGELVKLGSKLENEGGTQTLSQSTSISSSSSSGTSSFCSFSDSLDSRRSESPSVEDKDNLRPIVVDGSNVAMSHGNKEMFSCQGIQLAVDWFLERGHRDITVFVPAWRKEQSRPDALITDQEILRRLEKDKILVFTPSRRVQGRRVVCYDDRFIVKLAYESDGIIVSNDNYRDLAVEKPEWKKFIDERLLMYSFVNDKFMPPDDPLGRHGPSLENFLGKRPIIPEHKKQPCPYGKKCTYGHKCKFYHPERGTQPQRAVADELRAKNSTVKSVGETVLVKSHSEPGGSRNDKAGDGKRPLPKRQLDPSIRALSYSDVEEKLCSKTKADLYKSNLALPPAPGGPPSCHGYSQDLKDLKQTQAEPHTNCESPDLYYSMVRAYSGLSLPSQSSPERHFLSDADPRTSSVASDCSSDGSMSSDSYGMATHNEHSCMSSPDLLLDEGIKCHHHHHHRRNYQLPSMISPGFILSPATSNNPGFHHSIPRVHSFPPEDQQDPHFQHSVSYMSPQRQHQVVGSRSSYPGDYPPPCKSNTHSQNSPLGRGLASTRVDSVSDSRLYEHSPLLPRKPYVSQERKTSWDPYYRQHPQQRYEPFSFQDLSKNREQMWWMPWGCSSAPPPPHLPHALSHQHQEPLALSRYQEVREKVFTNLCNIFPTELVQLVMGRYPHVTDAQQLAAAILAEKNHAGY; encoded by the exons GTTTACCTCCAAAAGGCGATCTGAATAACAGGTGGCAGGGGTCAGCAGGACTCTCAGTCAGAACAGCATTGGATGTTTGTTGCAGATTCATGGGCCTGAAAGACCATCTGGATGATGGAACAGGCCACATCCTCGAACTGGGGTTAGACTACCTTCATGTGAAGGCTACAGATCAGCAGACTGGCGCTGACGCCGGACTTATCATGGACAGTGGTTCATCTGACACAGGTGATGTTGTGGCCCCCTGCACTAGGAGCTGCGGTTCTTCTCCACAAGATGACTCAGAGGAAAGTGCAGGGTCAGACAGTGAGCCTGCACATAGCCACAGTCAATCGCTTGGTGATGGGTCCATCCATGCAGTCCAACCACCAAACTGTTGGTCTCCAAGTCTGGATGTGGATTCCTTGGTTCTGGATATGGTACACCAAGAGCCAGGCCCTGTGGATACGCTCAGGGAATACCAGACCAAGATGGAGTTTGCCCTTAAACTCGGCTATGCAGAAGACTTAGTTCGGCTGGTTCTGAACAAGCTTGGGTCAGACGCACTGATCAATGATGTTCTTGGGGAGCTGGTAAAACTGGGCAGTAAGCTAGAGAATGAGGGTGGGACACAGACTCTCTCCCAATCCACTTccatatcatcatcatcatcctctgGCACATCTTCTTTCTGCAGTTTCTCTGACTCACTTGACTCTCGACGGTCAGAGTCACCTTCTGTGGAAGATAAGGATAACCTCCGCCCAATTGTTGTTGATGGCAGCAATGTGGCCATGAG CCATGGCAATAAGGAGATGTTTTCCTGTCAAGGCATTCAGCTCGCGGTCGACTGGTTTCTTGAACGTGGCCATCGAGACATTACAGTTTTTGTCCCAGCCTGGAGGAAAGAACAGTCCCGTCCTGATGCTCTTATCACAG ATCAGGAGATTTTGAGACGTCTGGAAAAGGATAAGATTCTTGTATTTACACCCTCACGACGTGTCCAGGGCCGCAGAGTAGTCTGCTATGATGATAGGTTTATTGTTAAGCTAGCTTATGAATCAGATGGCATTATTGTCTCCAATGACAACTACAGAGACTTGGCTGTTGAGAAACCGGAATGGAAAAAATTTATTGATGAACGCCTGCTGATGTACTCCTTTGTAAATGATAA GTTTATGCCTCCTGATGATCCGTTGGGTCGACATGGGCCAAGTCTGGAGAATTTTCTTGGAAAAAGACCCATAATTCCAGAGCATAAGAAACAGCCATGTCCATATG gaAAGAAATGCACCTACGGGCACAAGTGTAAGTTTTACCATCCAGAGCGTGGTACCCAGCCTCAGCGAGCGGTAGCAGATGAGCTCCGTGCCAAGAACTCCACAGTGAAAAGTGTGGGAGAAACAGTTCTCGTGAAAAGCCACAGTGAGCCTGGAGGCTCCCGTAATGATAAAGCTGGAGACGGTAAACGACCTCTACCAAAGAGGCAATTGGACCCCAGTATCCGTGCCCTTTCTTACAGTGATGTGGAGGAAAAGCTGTGTTCCAAAACTAAAGCAGACCTGTATAAGAGCAACCTAGCTCTTCCTCCAGCTCCAGGAGGTCCTCCTTCCTGTCACGGGTATAGCCAGGACCTGAAAGATCTGAAGCAGACTCAAGCAGAACCACATACAAACTGTGAATCTCCCGATCTTTATTACTCCATGGTTAGGGCATATTCTGGCCTAAGCCTGCCCTCTCAGAGCAGTCCAGAGCGTCACTTCCTCTCTGATGCTGATCCACGGACTAGCTCAGTGGCATCAGATTGCAGCAGCGATGGCAGCATGAGCTCCGATTCTTATGGCATGGCAACCCACAATGAACATTCTTGCATGAGTTCTCCTGATTTATTACTGGATGAAGGAATCAAATGCCATCACCACCATCACCATCGTAGAAATTATCAGTTACCCTCTATGATTTCTCCAGGTTTCATTCTCTCTCCTGCTACATCTAACAACCCAGGATTTCATCACAGCATACCTCGTGTTCATAGCTTTCCTCCAGAAGACCAGCAAGATCCCCATTTTCAGCACTCTGTTTCTTACATGTCTCCACAACGCCAGCATCAAGTGGTAGGCTCCCGCTCAAGCTATCCTGGAGACTATCCTCCTCCCTGTAAGAGCAACACTCACTCCCAGAACTCTCCATTGGGTCGCGGCCTTGCCTCAACACGTGTGGACAGCGTGTCAGACTCCAGGCTTTACGAACACTCTCCTTTGCTGCCTAGAAAACCCTATGTATCCCAAGAGAGGAAGACCAGCTGGGATCCATATTACAGACAGCACCCACAACAACGCTATGAGCCCTTCAGTTTCCAAGATCTTTCAAAGAACCGTGAACAGATGTGGTGGATGCCCTGGGGCTGTTCttctgctcctcctcctccccatCTGCCCCATGCTTTATCACACCAGCACCAGGAGCCACTTGCCTTGAGTCGTTACCAGGAAGTACGAGAGAAAGTGTTTACCAATCTGTGCAACATTTTTCCCACAGAGCTAGTGCAGTTGGTCATGGGACGGTACCCCCATGTGACTGACGCCCAACAGCTTGCAGCAGCCATCTTGGCAGAAAAGAACCATGCTGGATACTAA